The DNA window GTAGCAAACTCTCCCCTTCGTGCGATTACATACAAAGTAAATTACCACttctaaaagtgaagccaaaacgtTTGGActaccccctggtggctggctgcagtatatgtcaTAAATATACGccatgtttctgatcagtttggttttaatgagttatcTGATGATATTAAAACAgactgagacgtcatgattgacagctgagactgactcctgattggttgagccTGTGTATCAGtgggacaaacacaaaacatttcactcTGGGAACTTctcagagtttttcttttttaagaatAAATCATTAATTGATTCAATTTGGTGAAGTGGGTCATTGTAGGTGAAATGAAAAACTAGAATTTTCAAGattatatttgtaaagttgATAGAAAAAAGCTTTTGTTGGATTTCTGGAGAAAAGAACTTGAATTTTCTCTGAGGACGTTACGTCATagatttgctgtggtgtgtgaATTTGATCTCAGagcaaatttctttttttctctcataaatttgagatttttttcttgtaaatttCCCAATTTGATCTCagaaagtactttttttttttaatttggtggATTTCCCATCAATTTATTTAGTGAATCACTATCGTCCTGATACTGAATCGTAATGACCAGAGAAAATAATCAACATAAACCGAAGATAAGCCACGGCTGCAGGCTGAACTCTATGATTAGTAAATGGTTGAACACTGATAATCCTGTAAATATATGATATCATAATATCAACAGCGTCCTCAGATCCAACTCTGGCCctaaaatattaataatctgTTTACATATGAATGTTGATCAGAGACGTCTCAGTTATTAACTGCATATTTTCCACAACCTGGCAACACATCaactaattaatattaatgaataatgaaataacTAATTCATCAATTAAGACATTGATTACAGTGTAAACACCACTGAACCACAGAATGTACCTAAAATAACTGTATTGAAAATATATAGTGCAAAATACTGTggatttattataaataataatctattatagatagatagacagagatagagatggatagagatggatgaatagatagatagatagaggtggatggatggatgcataaATAGATAGaggtggatggagggatggatagacggatggagggatggatagacggatggagggatggatggagggatgcaTAGATAGAACGAGGTGGATGGATGTGATGTTATGTTCGTTGACCTGTGTTCAGTGATGCTCCTCCGGTAACAGCCGCCTCGGTCCCCGGCTCCTCGGTCGTTAAGGTACCGGGCAGCTCGTCGTTCCCGCGGTCATGCTCCCGGTTCTCCTCGGTGCTTGCGTCCGTCCGTCCGGTCCGAGGCCGCTGTGCGCgtgtggctgcatgtgtgtgtgagcgcgcACAGAAGCTGCGGGTCTCTGCAGAAAACGGAGGGAAGCTCGAGAGGACGGGACGGGACAGCGTTTCCTGTCCGTGCATTCAAAATAAGAGCAGGGAACGTAGCAGCATCAGAGGTACTGGTGCTAATGATACAATTAGAAATATCAACAGTGGAGATGATACAAATATGTGAAAGtacacactgtgtgtatttgtacacactgaaacacatctCATGGAGATACATGTTACAATGTACACATTGTATGTGGTTTATTTTGAAGGGGATCAGTGATTCAGTGTAAATGAACTGAATTTGAAGAAGGTTTCTACAGGggggggtctctctctctctccttctccttctctccttctctctctctctctctctccttctctctctctctccctctccttctctctatctccctctccttctctctctctctccctctctattctctctctctctccttctctctctctctccctctctattctctctatctctcttctccctctctccttctctctatctccctctctattctctccatctctcttctccctctccctctctccttctccctctctccttctctctctctctattctatCTCTCTGCCtacctatctctctctctccttctctctctattctccctctctctctctattctctctctctgcctccctctctctattctctctctctgcctctctctcctccctccctctctccttctctctctctctctctgcctccctccctctctctctccttctctctctgcctccctctctctctctctttctctctctctctctccttctctctctctctctctccaccatcatcttcttcttctctgttcctAATAAAAATTCTATTTTCATCATCGCTATTAAAAAACGTgttccctgaccgggaatcgaacccgggccgcggcggtgagagcgccgaatcctaACCACTAGACCACCAGGGACACTGGGCGTCTGTGAAGATCTTCTAACATTTTCTATGCAGGAGCattaataaatgtggaaatgtgtaaaatgtatttatacatttatttatacttaagtcatttctCGTGCTCCATACATGTCTGCGTGTCGCTCCAGTCTTGACTGTGAGCGTCTCCTCTCGTGTTGAACCGAGCACATGGTGACGCGTCATCTTTCATGATGTTTCAATGAGTTTAATAAtctctggaatcaaacactgAGTTCCTTCGTGTACTGACCAGGTAACTGCTGATTAAACCATTGAACCTTAGTGACGTTCACTCAGTTTGCTGACTTCACTTCAGGGAAGATTCCTGATGAGCTAACGTCGGTTAGCTTCATGTACCGGTGAACTGTACCCACAGACCGTGTTACCGCCGGTGCTGAGGTCGGTCATCGGGTCGGTGATGTCAGCTTCACGTGTCCAAACGTCGTCAGTGCCGCAGATATTCGATTTATCAATTACAGGGTAGTTATCGTTTAGTTTCTCCTAGTGCTAGCGTTAGCATCTCTGTGCTCATACAACTACTGCCGAATCCCAATGGTAGTTTCAGGACCTCGTGGCGCAACGGTAGCGCGTCTGACTCCAGATCAGAAGGTTGCGTGTTCAAATCACGTCGGGGTCAaactttttaattgttttgataACGAGAGGAGATGATCCGGTTGATCTTCATCACATCTGTTCACAGGTTCAGTCACAGACGAGCTAACGATTAATAACAGAGCAGCACCACGTACTGCACATGACAGATCTGTGAGGTGCTGTATCTACCCTCTCCATATTGTGAAACACGTATTATGTCCTGACTCGtcctcaaacacttctacaattcactgtctctgtctccgcgGTAACGCCTCAGGTTCTTTGTAAGGAGTCGATCAGAAGTGGGAGCTGAAGCTAAAATCCTCTTTTTAGTCCCTGCTTCTAAAAGTGTGCATCTTTTTAAAGACAGACCTACTTACACTGTGACCTACTTCTGCTGTTAGTCGCACAAAACCTGGAAACCTTCAACCTGCTGTTTAACAACGCGCAGAAGAAGAAGGCCAACGTGACGAGGGTCATTATTTAATCACATCAAACTCTTTACGAAGGCTTGGATATCTTAACATCCACAGAAACGATTTTCATCATCAGTATATCATCTGTGTATCAGAGTTTCAAAACATCGTCTGgactaaaaaaaatattgaaccAAAATAATCAGGCTCAGAAACATTAACCGTCAATAACGcagacagaaaaatgtcttaggttttgttttattattgcattcatttattaaaaattataaataaaaataaagctccACGGATTTCATGCgttgaaataaatcaatgcaGAAGTCCACAGTGAAAGTTCATTATTCTAACAAATATGCTGATTTCAGATTGACGTCTGTTTGTTGAATATAAATCTACAACCACAGgcaggttagcttagcttagcacaaggACTGGAAACTGATATTAATATGTTATATGTTGTTTGCTGAATCCACATGAAATATAACAAAGCATAAAATGacaattttctcttttaaatatttcttgGATTAATCCGCTACTGAAGCACTAGTTTCCTCTACTTTTTGAATAACAGCTGTTTAGGAAATCACTGAATCTTTCTTCGACAATGAAACAATATGTTTGTGAGGTGTTTTAGAGAGTTATGTAATTTATAACTATTAAAAGCGCCTCAGACAGATtgtatttcctgtgtgtgtgtgtttcctttatCTCCACATTCGCTGCTGGAGTTGGAGCATGACTTGACGCTGACTCTCTTCCGGGTGTTGTCCGTGCATCGCTCCAGGATGAGCTCTGGACTCGGGCGGGGAGGAACGACTGGAGCCTCCCGCTTCACCTCGCTCTCCGAGCTGGATCCGGGCTCAGGGatgttgtctgtgtgtcagaAGTGAGAAAACAATCAGGGTGTACAAGCACCTGAGTTCAGAGTGATGGTTTGTGAGAGGATGTTTGTgccagagcagaaaaaaaaccccagaaaaTGTCACACTGATTGATGTTATAACGCCAGTAACCAAGTGAATATGAGAGTTTGACGAGTGGGTCATTACCCTGGTTTTTCCTCTCCTTCAGGGGCGACTTGGCATTGTTCTTGGAGTTCCTTTGTGGCTCGGTGCGGCGACCATCCTTCTGCTGGAGGTATCGGCGGCTGTTCCTGCGGTAGGTGTCCTGACTGAGCTTCTGGCGAGACTTCTTGTGAATGCTCTTGGCGTTTCTAATGGTGGATCTGAGATGGAAACAAGTAGTGAGTCAATGAGGTGGGCGTTGACCTCAGAACTGACCGAGAAATGAAGCCACTGCGAGAGTGTAGTTCCCTGAATGGCCACTGGAGGCTGGCTCCTAAAGTGAGTCAATCCATAACCCATGTCCAACTTTACAGTGGaaataaacatgttaacatCCTGGTTCTGAAAACAAATTTGTTCTCAAATACTTCACAGCTTTTAGAGTTTGAAAACTGGAAGAactttgtttgatttatttttaagaataaattatattataaagaTGTAAATTAAAGCGTAGATCATATTTTCGGCTGTAAtgtttgaatacatttaatatgaagaaaataaacagacacaaagtTTTCAGGGTTGTCTTCTCTTACGTCCCTCTCACCTGCGAGGTGGAAGTTTCTGTCCTTGTGGGTTTGTCCGTCCAGCCTCTTGTCTCTCTCGTTTTCCCGCCTTCTGCAGATACATGGAGGGAAAATGTCCGgtctcttctccttttctgtACAAAACAGAATCAATGAGtcaaaatcaataataaaatgtatgaaaaagcAGCTTTATCCAGTTGAGGACTTGGTCTGACAGATAACAAACTAACTGgttataaatgaaaacatgaatcataCCTGACGACCCACCAGCCGTCCAGCAGCTTGTGAATGACCTCAATGGTTTCCCCAAGCTCCAGAGAAATCTCGTCCTCCTGCTCGGCCTTGTAGGCGTTGGAGGTGATGAACAGCTCTCCTGCAGGGAAACAACGCtgttaaataaaggaaaatatctTGTGTAAGTATGAAAACAGCAACTTGCCTTCGTAGTCTGGTTCGGCATCCTCGGCCTCGTCCGGCTGGTCGAGAGGCTCCAGGTACGACGCTGGCGCCCAGCCTCGTTTAGTGTCGCACTGACAGAACCACCAACCTGAAGAAAGACCAGAACCACAGAGACTCTTTAACCGCACATAACTTCACACATGTTACATCGTCCaaaccaacagcagcagaacactGTCTGCAAATTAAGACTTCcgtgtcttgctcaagggcactttgTCGAGATGAAGATCTGTGATTGGTGACTGAGCTGCGCTCCACCTGCTGAGCTACAGCACCATCTTAAAAGACCTGGCATCTTTAATTCACGTTTCTGTcatgattattgttattgtacTGAAGAATGTTTTTAATTCGTCATTTGGTTTTTACGTTTTACAGTTTTCAACTTTGTGATTTCAGGTTATCTTTAAAATTAGATGATTATAACGTGAGGAAAGTTTGGAGGAATCTTTTCTCACCGTTTTGATTTTTATCCACGATTTCCACCAAGTCGCCGTTTCGCAGCTCGATCTCGTATTTGGACGTCTTGGCGAAGTCTGCGATCACCCTGTAGGTGTCCAGTATGATGGGGCCAGAGATCTCTGAGAAGCAAAACAAGATCATCTCTATTTAACTTACAGGAAAATTATCTGGACTAATCCAAAATGCTTAAGAATGTCTCTTACCAGAAGCTTTTCCTCGAGCCAAGTCTCTAGACACCACAAACGTCTCatttctcttttgtctgtggACGAATGAATGATTATTTCTCACATGCATCACtccatcgtgtgtgtgtgtgtgtgtgatactgaCGTGTTGGCGGCTGGTGGGTTCTCGTCCTCTGGTCGAACTTTGTAAAAGTTGGAGAGGAGAGTGCAGCGGGAGATGTGGGGCGGCAGGTTGATGAGTGACTGGCAGTAGTCGGACAGGGTGACCTGTCTGGTTTCTGTCGACTTTTGAGAGTCCACCCAGCGAGGCGCTaaaaggacaaacacacaaacatcacatggtaaaaaaaatgagATGCGACTTAGACGACTTCAGCAACACATGTAAAAGACAAACAGGCCAACTTCACTTATAAACATCAATTTTTCAATTTGTTGAACTGAAAATCGCCATAATGGTAAGAAAATGTGATTGGATGCAGCCATTCATTTGAAGGTTTTACACTTTAATTTACTAATCAGATTAAATATTGAGGAGATCCATGATTCCTCCACAGTTTTTAGCTTTAAACCAGCAGCTCGCCTTCTGACTGGAAAACAAAGTGTGATCACATGACACCAGTACTGGCTTCTCTTCACTGGCTTCCTGTTAGAATTGATCTGAAGATTTGAAATGGGCTGGCACCgtttattttattcactgttGCACCTTTCTTCTCACTCCaaagctctgaggtcaaacaaCCTGCTGCTTCTGAAGGTTCCGTCTGCAGTGGCTGTGTCACTCTGCTCATTTGACGCTCAGGACATTTCTAAACCTGTGCAGGTCGGTCACTGTTGCATCAgcgcagcttcttcttcttccacactttgcaataaatgttttgtaattCAAGTTTCAGAAGATGGAGATGTGGAAAGTCTGAGTTCTGCTTTTTTATGAAAACCTGAACAGGAACAGAAAGGGATCTGTCGTGTACCTGGTTGTGttgataaaaagagaaaatgaaacattcaATCAAAGCACTCGTAACAAGCCTTTTCTGCTCCAGCGGTCCtgccagagagaagaagagtgtgGGTTTACACGCCTTGACTCACAGGGCCCCAACCCCCCACTAACTGGTGGGGGTGTCGAAGACCTGCCTGTCTGCCCACAGAGGTTCAATACTAAAGCCTTGAGTCAGTTATACTGAAGAAGCCTCTCGATGAAAGGTGAAACATCTCCAAATAATCTGTTCACCTGAGCAGCTTCTGAAGATACCaggacctggatgactgagaatccaACAAACTTTTTCACAAGGCTTATGTTTTCACTTATATTTGTTACGTGAAATGTTCTAGAGAGATATTAGACACAGAATAACCAGATACCTTGATAATATTGGATGGATCAATATGGAAACTCCCCATTTCAGGGTCACTGGTTTAGAACCACAGACTATAAATAagtgtgtctccacttcctcccacttttaaaaagatgtaGCTAAATTATCttggatacgaacgctgcctTCTTGTACTCAACTTTACTCATCGTTGCTTCTGGTCGTAAAACTCCCTTAAACAGTAATAGTCTGAGTATTTGTGCTTGGAGCAGTTAatgatttctctctttttcttcttctcttgtatCTTCAGATCATTTTCGACTCAGTGACTTCAGTTTGTTCCTTTGTTTCAACAACCAGAGAAACGAGAAGTCGTCAACAACCACAGGTGCTTCCTGAAAGTACATGACAGGACCAGAGGGACTAAAACGCAAATGGACCAATCATAGCTCTTGCGGTCTGCATCGCCTCGAT is part of the Paralichthys olivaceus isolate ysfri-2021 chromosome 15, ASM2471397v2, whole genome shotgun sequence genome and encodes:
- the ncf1 gene encoding neutrophil cytosol factor 1 isoform X1; this encodes MCLGLCHSCCCSTGARDLPPGTSCTWTERVFLLLAAGSGARMDDCYQGTVYMLMVKWSDLSEKLIYRTYPEIHTLHKSLKEMFPIEAGQIEKRDRIIPSLPAPRWVDSQKSTETRQVTLSDYCQSLINLPPHISRCTLLSNFYKVRPEDENPPAANTQKRNETFVVSRDLARGKASEISGPIILDTYRVIADFAKTSKYEIELRNGDLVEIVDKNQNGWWFCQCDTKRGWAPASYLEPLDQPDEAEDAEPDYEGELFITSNAYKAEQEDEISLELGETIEVIHKLLDGWWVVRKGEETGHFPSMYLQKAGKRERQEAGRTNPQGQKLPPRRSTIRNAKSIHKKSRQKLSQDTYRRNSRRYLQQKDGRRTEPQRNSKNNAKSPLKERKNQDNIPEPGSSSESEVKREAPVVPPRPSPELILERCTDNTRKRVSVKSCSNSSSECGDKGNTHTQEIQSV
- the ncf1 gene encoding neutrophil cytosol factor 1 isoform X2, yielding MEKIYIRHVELLGFEKRDFPTVHYVYMLMVKWSDLSEKLIYRTYPEIHTLHKSLKEMFPIEAGQIEKRDRIIPSLPAPRWVDSQKSTETRQVTLSDYCQSLINLPPHISRCTLLSNFYKVRPEDENPPAANTQKRNETFVVSRDLARGKASEISGPIILDTYRVIADFAKTSKYEIELRNGDLVEIVDKNQNGWWFCQCDTKRGWAPASYLEPLDQPDEAEDAEPDYEGELFITSNAYKAEQEDEISLELGETIEVIHKLLDGWWVVRKGEETGHFPSMYLQKAGKRERQEAGRTNPQGQKLPPRRSTIRNAKSIHKKSRQKLSQDTYRRNSRRYLQQKDGRRTEPQRNSKNNAKSPLKERKNQDNIPEPGSSSESEVKREAPVVPPRPSPELILERCTDNTRKRVSVKSCSNSSSECGDKGNTHTQEIQSV